One region of Gorilla gorilla gorilla isolate KB3781 chromosome 13, NHGRI_mGorGor1-v2.1_pri, whole genome shotgun sequence genomic DNA includes:
- the IER5L gene encoding immediate early response gene 5-like protein, whose product MECALDAQSLISISLRKIHSSRTQRGGIKLHKNLLVSYVLRNARQLYLSERYAELYRRQQQQQQQQPPHHQHQHLAYAAPGMPASAADFGPLQLGGGGDAEAREPAARHQLHQLHQLHLQQQLHQHQHPAPRGCAAAAAAGAPAGGAGALSELPGCAALQPPHGAPHRGQPLEPLQPGPAPLPLPLPPPAPAALCPRDPRSPVACSAPSAPPGAAPPAAAASPPASPAPASSPGFYRGAYPTPSDFGLHCSSQTTVLDLDTHVVTTVENGYLHQDCCASAHCPCCGQGAPGPGLASAAGCKRKYYPGQEEEEDDEEDAGELGAEPPGGAPFAPCKRARFEDFCPDSSPDASNISNLISIFGSGFSGLVSRQPDSSEQPPPLNGQLCAKQALASLGAWTRAIVAF is encoded by the coding sequence ATGGAGTGCGCCCTGGACGCCCAGAGCCTGATCAGCATCTCCCTGCGCAAGATCCACAGCTCCCGAACCCAGCGCGGCGGCATCAAGCTGCACAAGAACCTCCTGGTGTCCTACGTGCTCCGCAACGCGCGCCAGCTCTACCTGAGCGAGCGCTACGCCGAGCTCTACCGgcgccagcagcagcagcaacagcagcagccgccccaccaccagcaccagcacCTAGCGTACGCGGCGCCGGGCATGCCGGCCAGCGCGGCCGACTTCGGCCCGCTCCAACTTGGCGGCGGCGGGGACGCGGAGGCGCGCGAGCCGGCCGCCCGGCACCAGCTGCACCAGCTCCACCAGCTGCACCTCCAGCAGCAGCTGCACCAGCACCAGCACCCGGCGCCCAGGGGctgcgcggcggcggcggcggccggagCGCCCGCGGGCGGCGCGGGGGCGCTCTCGGAGCTGCCCGGGTGCGCCGCGCTCCAGCCGCCGCACGGCGCGCCCCACCGCGGGCAGCCCTTGGAGCCTCTGCAGCCGGGTCCTgcgccgctgccgctgccgctgccgccgcccGCGCCCGCTGCGCTCTGCCCGCGGGACCCTCGCTCCCCGGTCGCCTGCTCCGCGCCCTCCGCGCCCCCAGGGGCCGCCCCTCCGGCAGCCGCCGCTTCTCCGCCCGCCTCCCCGGCCCCCGCCTCCTCCCCCGGCTTCTACCGGGGCGCATACCCTACCCCCTCGGACTTCGGCTTGCACTGCAGCAGCCAGACCACCGTGCTGGACCTAGACACTCACGTGGTGACCACGGTGGAGAACGGCTACTTGCACCAGGACTGCTGCGCCTCCGCCCACTGCCCCTGCTGTGGCCAGGGCGCTCCGGGACCGGGCCTGGCGTCCGCCGCCGGCTGCAAGCGCAAGTATTACCCtggccaggaggaggaggaagacgaCGAGGAGGACGCGGGCGAGCTGGGGGCCGAGCCCCCCGGGGGCGCCCCGTTCGCCCCCTGCAAGCGCGCCCGCTTCGAGGACTTCTGCCCAGACTCGTCCCCGGACGCGTCCAACATCTCAAACTTGATCTCCATCTTTGGCTCCGGCTTCTCGGGGCTGGTGAGCCGACAGCCGGACTCCTCGGAGCAGCCGCCGCCGCTCAACGGGCAGCTGTGCGCCAAGCAGGCGCTCGCCAGCCTCGGCGCCTGGACTCGAGCCATTGTCGCCTTCTAG